A portion of the Marinitoga litoralis genome contains these proteins:
- a CDS encoding radical SAM/SPASM domain-containing protein, translating to MKSSQYNTLIEKEDGSLLLFNGMTNAILKVEKKNVDKIKKILSGKIKIDKDIEILKKGGFIIEDDKDELSDIIAKYKKFQFSNDYFHLTVTMTTNCNFNCKYCYQNQAKEISIKPFKIRNIKENTIDSIITLVKEKIEEKKPKIFSVTFWGGEPLLEKEKIKELSEKIKKISEKEKVEYDAFIITNGYLLDEITIKELKDSGIKKLIITLDGTEEEHNKLRLLKNGKGTFKKIYENIKNASKEIFVKIRINVFPHNIESIKRLIDKISEDRLKVEIDLRQGEMGDNKKLKSFTLKEFAKIESELYNYIIEKIDYYNFNPFLKINQARCDATSINSLVIDADGKLYKCWGEIGGISKEIGELKENGKMKLNYRKNIWLAIDPFDEECKSCKVLPYCMGGCILGKVLAEKYGVIEYGRERCLPIKYNLEEMILLTEKTYGRRKNGIRK from the coding sequence ATGAAATCATCTCAGTATAATACATTAATTGAAAAAGAAGACGGTAGTCTTCTTCTTTTTAATGGAATGACCAATGCAATATTGAAAGTAGAAAAGAAAAATGTCGATAAAATAAAAAAAATATTATCAGGCAAAATAAAAATTGATAAGGATATAGAAATACTTAAAAAAGGTGGATTTATAATAGAAGATGATAAAGACGAATTAAGCGACATAATAGCAAAATATAAAAAATTTCAATTTTCAAACGATTATTTTCATTTAACAGTGACAATGACAACCAATTGTAATTTTAATTGTAAATATTGTTATCAAAACCAGGCAAAAGAAATAAGTATAAAACCTTTTAAGATAAGAAATATAAAGGAAAATACAATAGACTCAATAATAACACTGGTAAAAGAAAAAATAGAAGAAAAAAAGCCAAAAATATTTAGTGTAACTTTTTGGGGTGGTGAACCACTATTAGAAAAGGAAAAAATAAAAGAATTAAGCGAAAAAATAAAAAAGATTAGCGAAAAAGAAAAAGTGGAATATGATGCATTTATAATAACAAATGGATATTTACTTGATGAAATAACCATAAAAGAACTGAAAGATTCTGGAATAAAAAAATTAATAATAACGCTGGATGGAACAGAAGAAGAACATAATAAATTAAGATTATTAAAAAATGGAAAAGGAACATTTAAAAAAATATATGAAAATATAAAAAATGCATCAAAAGAAATTTTTGTAAAAATAAGAATTAATGTATTTCCACACAATATAGAAAGTATAAAAAGATTAATAGATAAAATATCTGAAGATAGATTAAAGGTGGAAATAGATTTAAGACAGGGTGAAATGGGAGATAATAAAAAATTGAAATCATTTACCTTAAAAGAATTTGCCAAAATAGAAAGTGAATTATATAATTATATAATAGAAAAGATAGATTACTATAATTTCAATCCATTTTTAAAAATAAATCAAGCAAGATGTGATGCGACAAGTATAAATTCATTAGTAATAGATGCAGATGGGAAATTATATAAATGTTGGGGAGAAATTGGTGGTATTTCAAAAGAAATTGGAGAATTAAAAGAAAATGGTAAAATGAAATTAAACTACAGAAAAAACATATGGCTCGCAATAGATCCATTTGATGAAGAATGTAAAAGTTGTAAAGTGTTACCATATTGTATGGGAGGATGTATTTTGGGTAAAGTATTAGCAGAAAAATATGGTGTAATAGAATACGGAAGGGAAAGATGTCTTCCGATAAAATATAATTTAGAAGAAATGATATTATTAACAGAAAAAACATATGGGAGGCGAAAAAATGGAATTCGTAAATGA